In Bacteroidota bacterium, one genomic interval encodes:
- a CDS encoding glycosyltransferase, whose amino-acid sequence MNARSTVLQLYTASFPYGKGESVLENEILVLSKKFEKIYIHPKSSKAGDKRTVPDNVIVLDAINDRSNLNSFGIFFKNFGSILWILWSEFIHCNNKFYFIKKIRSFNSLLIRAFYDAACIKQLSGFSDKKHVHYSFWMNDWALALSVLKYKKDINRFIFRCGGFDIYDERHEGNYLPFRFFIYKNTSAIYPNSLFGTNYIKKKQCFEDKVQLQYWGTNDYGLNPFASQGMFTIVSCSNLIPLKRVHLIIEILKQLKFEFKWVHFGDGFLMNDLKEKAKSLPDSAHFEFRGSVSNQEILNFYKKNSVNLFITTSETESLPVSIQEAISFGIPCVATNVGGISEIVNDTTGALIEKDFDIKAVAAIVDGFYSGNKNTPEYRKGVRQFWLDHFSAEVNYNAFYNEIVQRTRS is encoded by the coding sequence ATGAATGCAAGAAGTACCGTACTTCAGTTATATACCGCTAGTTTTCCATATGGAAAAGGAGAAAGTGTTTTAGAAAATGAAATACTAGTTCTTTCTAAAAAGTTTGAGAAAATATATATTCATCCGAAGTCTTCAAAAGCTGGGGATAAGAGAACTGTGCCCGATAATGTGATTGTGTTAGATGCAATCAATGATCGCTCGAATTTAAATTCTTTCGGTATTTTTTTTAAGAATTTTGGTTCGATTTTATGGATACTTTGGAGCGAATTTATTCATTGTAACAACAAATTTTATTTCATAAAGAAAATTAGAAGCTTCAATTCCCTTTTAATTAGAGCCTTCTATGATGCAGCATGCATTAAGCAGTTGTCAGGTTTTTCTGATAAAAAACATGTTCACTATTCGTTTTGGATGAATGATTGGGCGTTGGCACTTTCGGTTCTTAAATATAAAAAGGATATCAATCGTTTTATATTCAGATGTGGTGGCTTTGATATTTACGATGAACGTCACGAGGGTAACTATTTACCATTCCGCTTTTTTATCTATAAAAATACTTCCGCCATTTATCCCAATTCTTTGTTTGGAACAAATTATATCAAAAAGAAACAATGTTTTGAGGATAAGGTGCAATTGCAATATTGGGGCACCAACGATTACGGATTGAACCCTTTTGCTAGTCAAGGCATGTTTACAATTGTATCCTGTTCTAATTTAATTCCTCTAAAACGTGTCCATCTCATCATTGAAATTTTGAAACAATTAAAATTTGAATTCAAATGGGTGCATTTTGGAGATGGTTTTTTAATGAACGATTTAAAAGAAAAGGCGAAATCCCTTCCCGACTCAGCACATTTTGAATTTAGAGGAAGTGTATCCAATCAAGAAATATTAAATTTTTATAAAAAGAACAGCGTGAATTTGTTTATTACTACGAGTGAAACGGAAAGTTTACCCGTATCTATTCAAGAAGCAATTAGTTTTGGTATTCCTTGTGTTGCAACCAATGTAGGAGGGATTTCTGAAATTGTAAATGATACAACCGGTGCATTAATTGAAAAAGATTTTGATATAAAAGCTGTTGCAGCCATTGTTGATGGATTTTATTCAGGAAACAAAAATACTCCGGAATACAGAAAAGGCGTAAGGCAGTTTTGGTTGGATCATTTTTCAGCTGAAGTAAATTATAATGCATTTTACAACGAAATTGTTCAACGAACTCGTTCTTAA